Proteins co-encoded in one Vibrio sp. SNU_ST1 genomic window:
- a CDS encoding NupC/NupG family nucleoside CNT transporter, which yields MNILFGFVGVLALIACAYLLSESRSSINWKTVSRALLLQIGFAALVLYFPWGQLALTSLSNGVSSLLGFADAGIAFLFGDLATEGFIFAIRVLPIIIFFSALISALYYLGIMQKVIQILGGAVQKLLGTSKAESLVATGNIFLSQGESPLLIRPFLKSMTRSELFAVMAGGMASVAGSVLGGYAGLGVELKYLIAASFMAAPGSLLMAKIIVPERSTPSDYDHIELDKADQSNVIDALASGAMNGMKVAVAVGTMLIAFVSVIAMVNTGLESLGETFGFTGITLQAIFGYLFSPLAWLIGIPSDEVLMAGSYIGQKIVMNEFVAFIDFVENKALLSEHSQVIVTFALCGFANIGSIAIQLGSIGVMAPERRAEVANLGLKAVAAGTLANLMSACLAGIFILL from the coding sequence ATTAACTGGAAAACAGTCTCTCGTGCACTATTACTTCAAATCGGCTTCGCTGCTTTGGTGTTGTATTTCCCTTGGGGACAATTGGCGCTAACAAGCCTAAGTAATGGCGTTTCTAGCCTGCTTGGTTTTGCAGACGCTGGTATCGCATTCCTTTTCGGCGACCTTGCAACTGAAGGTTTCATTTTCGCGATACGCGTACTTCCAATCATTATCTTCTTCAGTGCTCTGATTTCTGCACTTTACTACCTCGGCATCATGCAAAAAGTGATTCAAATCTTGGGCGGAGCGGTGCAAAAACTGCTGGGCACCAGTAAAGCTGAATCCTTGGTAGCGACAGGTAATATCTTCCTTTCTCAGGGTGAGTCTCCTCTTCTTATTCGTCCATTTTTAAAGTCTATGACTCGTTCGGAACTGTTTGCTGTAATGGCAGGTGGTATGGCGTCGGTAGCGGGCAGTGTGCTTGGTGGTTATGCTGGTTTAGGTGTTGAACTTAAATACCTTATCGCAGCAAGCTTCATGGCAGCTCCGGGTAGTCTGTTAATGGCGAAGATCATCGTTCCTGAACGCAGTACACCAAGTGATTACGACCATATCGAACTAGATAAAGCTGACCAAAGCAACGTGATCGATGCACTGGCAAGCGGCGCGATGAACGGTATGAAAGTCGCAGTGGCTGTCGGTACTATGTTGATTGCATTCGTGAGTGTGATTGCGATGGTCAACACTGGCCTAGAAAGCCTAGGCGAAACGTTCGGTTTTACGGGCATTACGTTGCAAGCTATCTTCGGTTACCTGTTCTCACCATTAGCATGGTTGATTGGTATCCCGAGTGATGAAGTATTAATGGCGGGTTCTTACATCGGTCAGAAGATCGTAATGAACGAGTTTGTTGCTTTCATCGACTTCGTTGAGAACAAAGCTCTGCTGTCTGAACATAGCCAAGTCATCGTGACTTTTGCTCTATGTGGTTTTGCTAACATTGGTTCTATTGCAATTCAGCTAGGTTCAATCGGTGTTATGGCACCAGAGCGTCGTGCTGAAGTGGCAAACTTAGGCTTGAAAGCAGTCGCTGCAGGTACGCTTGCAAACCTAATGAGTGCATGTTTAGCGGGTATCTTTATCCTGCTTTAA